In Helianthus annuus cultivar XRQ/B chromosome 9, HanXRQr2.0-SUNRISE, whole genome shotgun sequence, the following are encoded in one genomic region:
- the LOC110875597 gene encoding uncharacterized protein LOC110875597 — protein MVFKVDFEKAYDTISWECLLKNLKLMGFPNRWRRWIDVCLKSGRASVLVNGSPTEEFPLGRGLRQGDPLSPFLFIIALEILDIFMKKAVEGNLFRGITFSNGGPTISHLCYADDVVFMGEWSKLNLKNLNQILRVLFLVTGLKVNMKKSRLYGVGVSEDKVERMVLDTLEGIRRSFVWGSKGGKKKIKWVSWNCITKPKDRGGLGLGDLQSLNWALTAKWFWRFKNNDDALWVKVVQAIHGSDFNNDLVPVNNQVNGIWKDIVSVNKNCISMGMDIRESLLFKDNKWIWAGYKEDLFTVAEFMDKIMKKKNDGPNDMAFRWNNWLPPKVNLFCWRAFMGKIPSKVGLVRRGVQIGDLACSSCGLEEEDSDHILFSCMWAKAIWWNVWNWLKLNGPDPSSIGAKAIHAVKSLNGSNQWKRLI, from the exons ATGGTTTTCAAAGTTGATTTTGAAAAGGCCTACGATACTATTAGTTGGGAATGTCTTCTTAAAAATTTGAAACTCATGGGTTTCCCAAATAGATGGAGAAGATGGATAGATGTTTGTCTTAAGTCGGGGAGGGCGTCGGTTCTTGTTAACGGCTCTCCAACGGAGGAATTTCCTTTAGGGAGAGGCTTAAGACAAGGAGACCCATTATCTCCGTTCTTATTCATTATTGCTTTGGAAATTCTCGATATCTTTATGAAAAAAGCTGTCGAAGGAAATCTTTTTAGAGGTATCACTTTCTCGAATGGGGGTCCAACTATTTCTCATCTTTGTTATGCAGATGATGTCGTTTTTATGGGAGAATGGTCTAAGCTAAACTTAAAAAATCTAAACCAGATTCTGAGAGTTCTATTTTTAGTCACCGGTTTGAAGGTGAATATGAAGAAAAGTCGTTTATATGGTGTGGGCGTAAGTGAAGATAAAGTAGAAAGGATG GTTTTGGATACGTTGGAAGGGATTAGACGGAGTTTTGTTTGGGGTAGTAAAGGGGGTAAAAAGAAGATTAAATGGGTCTCTTGGAATTGTATTACTAAGCCTAAAGACAGAGGGGGTCTTGGATTAGGTGACTTACAAAGTTTGAATTGGGCGCTTACGGCTAAATGGTTCTGGAGGTTTAAGAATAATGATGATGCGCTTTGGGTTAAGGTTGTTCAAGCAATTCATGGTTCGGATTTCAATAATGATTTGGTCCCGGTTAATAACCAAGTGAACGGTATATGGAAAGATATAGTTTCGGTCAATAAAAATTGTATTTCTATGGGGATGGATATAAGGGAGAGCTTGTTGTTCAAAGATAATAAATGGATTTGGGCTGGTTACAAAGAAGATTTGTTCACTGTTGCAGAATTTATGGACAAGATAATGAAGAAGAAAAACGATGGACCGAATGACATGGCTTTTAGATGGAATAATTGGTTACCTCCAAAAGTTAATCTCTTTTGTTGGAGAGCTTTCATGGGTAAAATTCCGTCTAAGGTGGGGTTGGTTCGTAGAGGTGTCCAAATTGGAGATCTTGCGTGTAGTAGTTGTGGTTTGGAAGAAGAGGACTCGGATCACATTTTGTTTTCGTGTATGTGGGCGAAAGCAATTTGGTGGAATGTTTGGAATTGGTTAAAATTAAACGGGCCCGACCCGTCGTCTATAGGAGCTAAAGCTATTCATGCGGTTAAATCTCTTAATGGATCAAACCAGTGGAAACGATTAATTTAA